A region of the Pseudonocardia cypriaca genome:
GACACCCTTCGCGCGCTACTTCCTCAACAGCGTGGTCGTCGGCGTCGCGGTCACGCTGCTCAACGTCGTGACGTGCACGCTCGCCGGGTACAGCTTCTCGAAGTTCTCCTACCCCGGCCGGGACACGGCGTTCGTGGTGGTGCTCGCGACGCTCATGGTGCCGCTGGAAGTGATCTACGTGCCGCTGTACGCGCTGGTCTACGACCTCGGCTGGGTGAACAGCTTCGCGGGGCTCATCGTCCCGGCCGGCACCAGCGCGTTCGGGATCTTCCTCATGCGCCAGAGCATCGACGCGGTACCGGACGAGCTGATCGAGGCGGCGCGCCTGGACGGGGCCGGGGTGGTGCGCACGCTGCTGCAGATCGTGGCACCGCTGCTGCGCGGGCCGGTGGCCGCGCTCGCGCTCTTCATCTTCCTCATGAACTGGGACA
Encoded here:
- a CDS encoding carbohydrate ABC transporter permease, with the protein product MTTSQTRRRLPSALLWLVLTAGGVAFAAVLTYAVVSALKEPGDVLTVPLSWWPDRPMWGNLVLPFTETPFARYFLNSVVVGVAVTLLNVVTCTLAGYSFSKFSYPGRDTAFVVVLATLMVPLEVIYVPLYALVYDLGWVNSFAGLIVPAGTSAFGIFLMRQSIDAVPDELIEAARLDGAGVVRTLLQIVAPLLRGPVAALALFIFLMNWDSHLWPLLVGSDDEHRTLPVGLAAMQANNLGASGLPMMMAAAVLALLPTVLLFVSLQRRFVEGLTMSAGIR